A window of the Thermus thermamylovorans genome harbors these coding sequences:
- a CDS encoding acetyltransferase — protein sequence MRVYVVGGGGHAKVVVATLMELGIRPTAVLDDDADKWGSNILGLPVVGPTSLLGEEAAPGAVLAVGDNRLRKALFERYPGVSWLTVVHPRAYVHPSASLGEGTVVFAGAVVQALAVVGRQVIVNTGAIVEHDCFVGEFAHLAPGVRLAGAVRIGEGCLVGVGASLAPGVRVGDWSVVGAGSVVVRDIPPGAVAFGVPARVRRGI from the coding sequence ATGAGGGTGTACGTGGTCGGGGGTGGAGGGCACGCCAAGGTGGTGGTCGCCACCCTCATGGAGTTGGGAATCAGGCCCACGGCTGTCCTGGATGACGATGCGGACAAATGGGGCTCCAATATCCTGGGCCTGCCGGTGGTCGGCCCCACGAGCCTTCTTGGGGAGGAAGCCGCTCCAGGGGCGGTGCTGGCGGTGGGGGACAATCGCTTGCGGAAAGCTTTGTTTGAGCGGTATCCCGGCGTTTCCTGGCTGACCGTTGTTCATCCCCGGGCTTACGTCCACCCGTCGGCTTCCTTAGGTGAGGGGACGGTTGTTTTTGCCGGAGCTGTGGTCCAGGCGCTGGCGGTGGTTGGGCGGCAGGTCATTGTGAACACGGGTGCTATTGTAGAGCACGATTGCTTCGTGGGAGAGTTTGCCCACCTGGCTCCGGGGGTGCGCTTGGCGGGTGCGGTCCGCATTGGGGAGGGTTGCTTGGTAGGGGTAGGGGCTTCCCTTGCCCCAGGGGTGAGGGTAGGCGACTGGTCGGTGGTGGGCGCGGGGAGCGTGGTGGTTCGGGATATCCCCCCGGGTGCGGTGGCCTTTGGCGTTCCGGCCAGGGTGAGGAGGGGCATATGA
- a CDS encoding glycosyltransferase family 4 protein — protein sequence MVNPYTPSLIRFRGALLRELAQRGVKVWVLGPDFTPEIREGVLALGALPVDYPLSRTGLSPLEDLKSFLSLLRFFRRERPQVVLTWQAKPNAYGIPAAALAGVPLRAAVVEGLGYAFTPGEEGLKRRLVRSILTLLFRLSFALAHKVFFLNPDDLEEFVARGLVRREKAVLLGGIGVPLEEWPPAPPHLDPPTFTLIARLLKEKGVREFAEAARRVKARYPEARFLLIGPLDTNPGAVREEEVRAWVREGILEWVPWAGDVRPYLRETSVYVLPSYREGVPRSTQEAMAMARPVITTDAPGCRETVVEGVNGFLVPPRDASALAKAMEIFLREPGLILPMGWESRRLAERRFDARKASERLVRDLGL from the coding sequence ATGGTCAACCCCTATACCCCTTCCCTAATTCGTTTCCGAGGAGCCCTGCTGCGGGAGCTGGCCCAGCGGGGGGTGAAGGTGTGGGTCTTAGGTCCAGACTTCACCCCAGAGATCAGGGAGGGGGTGCTGGCCCTGGGGGCCTTGCCCGTGGACTACCCCTTGAGCCGCACGGGGTTAAGTCCGCTGGAGGACCTGAAGAGTTTCCTTTCCCTCCTCCGCTTTTTTCGTCGGGAGCGTCCGCAGGTGGTCCTTACCTGGCAGGCCAAGCCCAACGCCTACGGCATCCCGGCGGCGGCCCTGGCGGGGGTCCCCCTTAGGGCGGCGGTGGTGGAGGGGCTGGGGTACGCCTTTACGCCCGGAGAAGAGGGGTTGAAGAGGCGGCTCGTGCGTAGCATACTGACCCTACTTTTCCGCCTTAGCTTCGCCCTGGCCCACAAGGTCTTCTTCCTCAATCCGGATGACCTCGAGGAGTTCGTGGCCCGCGGTCTAGTGCGCAGGGAGAAGGCGGTGCTCCTAGGGGGAATCGGGGTTCCCCTGGAGGAGTGGCCTCCGGCCCCGCCTCATCTGGACCCGCCCACCTTTACCCTCATTGCGCGCCTTCTCAAGGAGAAGGGGGTGCGGGAGTTCGCCGAGGCCGCCCGCAGGGTGAAGGCCAGGTATCCTGAGGCCCGCTTCCTTCTCATCGGGCCCCTGGACACCAACCCCGGGGCTGTCCGGGAAGAAGAGGTGCGGGCCTGGGTAAGGGAAGGTATTCTGGAATGGGTGCCTTGGGCGGGGGACGTGCGCCCGTACTTGCGGGAAACCAGCGTGTATGTGTTACCCTCTTACCGGGAGGGTGTCCCCCGCAGCACCCAGGAGGCCATGGCCATGGCCCGTCCAGTGATCACCACGGACGCTCCCGGTTGCCGGGAAACGGTGGTGGAGGGGGTGAACGGCTTCCTGGTGCCGCCCCGGGATGCGAGCGCCCTGGCGAAGGCCATGGAAATTTTCCTGCGGGAGCCTGGCCTCATCCTGCCCATGGGCTGGGAGAGCCGCAGGTTGGCGGAGAGGCGGTTTGACGCAAGAAAGGCGAGCGAGCGGCTGGTCAGGGATCTGGGGCTTTAG
- a CDS encoding oligosaccharide flippase family protein, whose protein sequence is MGLRRQILLGGTALALRQGIGMLLSLANLFFVIRIIGPDAYGIFAIAAAISIFAIQVLSLGIGVYLIRHPQLTRDRLDQAFAYLVLAGGASLLLAPVFSHGVLHLASISLQAFWPITALFALIPIQLLALVPLSQLERRLDYPVVARVELLGQVVALSLAIPLALAGKGVWAPVVGVWGQQTLLLVGYWLRFPYRPRWTWRGSLLKEMVAYGLGYSASAWAWQVRLPLVLTLVGRYVGTDAAGLVAMAVRIVEPLAFLNGIGWRISIPLLGRLQGDRRSLLRGVEEGALVQTLAVGSVFLVFTLVSPLVLPWLLGPAGDLVLKVLPYVALGYLFNATFSLHSSALYVLRYNLDVFLFHLAHMGLLGITLAWGLPSFGLLGYGLAEVLALLSYALIHLFLLRRVGPLSLWEPLGWAIFLGLALFAPHAGLWALGPLGVWLALPWSRSAWGLIRRHWLVWKGGYGERGAVGQHRD, encoded by the coding sequence ATGGGGCTTCGTAGGCAGATCCTTCTTGGCGGAACCGCCCTTGCCTTGCGGCAGGGCATAGGAATGCTCCTGAGCCTAGCCAACCTCTTTTTTGTTATCCGAATAATCGGTCCCGATGCCTACGGAATCTTCGCCATAGCTGCGGCTATATCTATTTTTGCTATACAAGTCTTGAGCCTGGGTATTGGAGTGTACCTCATACGCCATCCTCAGCTCACCCGGGATCGCCTGGACCAGGCCTTTGCCTATCTGGTTTTGGCTGGGGGTGCGAGTCTGCTCCTGGCTCCCGTCTTTTCCCACGGGGTTCTGCATCTGGCAAGCATTTCTTTGCAAGCCTTCTGGCCCATAACCGCCTTATTTGCCCTCATACCTATCCAGCTTCTGGCCTTGGTTCCCTTAAGCCAGTTAGAGCGTAGGCTGGACTATCCCGTGGTGGCGAGGGTGGAGCTCCTCGGGCAGGTTGTAGCCCTTTCCTTAGCCATCCCCTTAGCCCTTGCGGGCAAAGGCGTTTGGGCACCTGTGGTGGGGGTATGGGGACAGCAGACCCTTCTACTGGTGGGGTACTGGCTTCGCTTTCCATATCGCCCGCGTTGGACATGGCGCGGGTCTTTGCTCAAAGAAATGGTGGCCTACGGTCTAGGCTATTCCGCTTCCGCGTGGGCCTGGCAGGTGCGCTTGCCCCTGGTGCTTACCCTGGTGGGTCGCTACGTGGGTACAGACGCAGCGGGGCTGGTGGCGATGGCCGTGCGCATTGTAGAACCCCTGGCCTTTCTCAACGGGATTGGCTGGAGGATTTCGATACCTTTGTTAGGACGCCTCCAAGGGGATCGCCGTAGCCTGCTTAGGGGGGTGGAAGAGGGCGCTTTGGTCCAGACCCTAGCTGTGGGTTCAGTCTTTCTTGTTTTTACCCTGGTTTCGCCCCTTGTTTTGCCCTGGCTTTTGGGGCCTGCGGGAGATTTGGTTTTGAAAGTATTACCTTATGTCGCATTGGGTTACCTCTTCAATGCGACTTTTTCCTTGCATTCCTCTGCGCTTTATGTCCTGAGGTACAACCTCGATGTGTTCCTCTTCCATCTGGCGCACATGGGGTTGCTGGGGATTACGCTGGCTTGGGGATTGCCCTCCTTCGGCCTTTTGGGCTACGGTCTGGCCGAAGTGCTTGCCCTCCTGAGCTATGCCCTCATCCACCTTTTCCTCCTCCGCCGCGTCGGTCCTTTGTCCCTTTGGGAACCGCTGGGCTGGGCTATCTTTTTGGGCCTGGCCCTTTTTGCCCCGCACGCGGGCTTGTGGGCTCTCGGCCCTCTTGGAGTCTGGCTGGCTTTGCCCTGGTCTAGGTCTGCTTGGGGGTTGATCCGCAGGCATTGGTTGGTCTGGAAGGGAGGTTATGGTGAGAGAGGGGCCGTTGGTCAGCATCGTGATTAA
- a CDS encoding glycosyltransferase translates to MRVGLFLPSLAAGGAERITLTLAEGLSRRGYQVDLVLARADGPLLAQIPSPLRLVDFKSGRVAQSLLPLVRYLKRERPVVLLSSLNHANVVAIWARRMARVPTRLVVAEHIGVLPSAAWSQTLRGKLMPFWIRNTYPWADAVVAVSRGVAEELVRDLGVPREKVRTIYNPVVTEELYQKAEEPLEHPWFRPGEEPVVLGVGRLVPQKDFSLLIRAFAKVRQRVPSRLLILGEGPERPALEALVRGLGLEAYVEMPGFMANPYPYMRRASVLALSSASEALPTVLIEALALGTKVVATDCPYGPAEVLEGGRWGRLVPVGDEEALAKALMEALLQPDSETEKQARARRARERFGLEEALRAYEEVLGLRDNRAR, encoded by the coding sequence GTGAGGGTAGGGCTTTTTTTGCCCTCACTGGCAGCCGGTGGGGCTGAGCGGATAACCCTTACTCTCGCAGAAGGCCTGAGCCGCAGGGGTTACCAGGTGGACCTCGTCCTGGCTCGCGCCGACGGCCCCCTTCTAGCCCAGATACCTTCTCCGCTTAGGTTGGTGGATTTCAAAAGTGGGCGCGTGGCCCAATCCCTGCTCCCGCTGGTCCGGTACTTAAAGAGAGAGCGTCCCGTTGTTCTTCTATCCTCCTTGAATCACGCCAACGTGGTGGCCATCTGGGCCCGGCGCATGGCCCGGGTGCCCACCCGTTTGGTGGTGGCGGAGCACATCGGCGTCCTTCCCAGCGCCGCGTGGTCCCAAACGCTTCGGGGCAAGCTGATGCCCTTTTGGATCCGGAACACCTATCCTTGGGCGGACGCGGTGGTGGCGGTTTCCCGAGGGGTGGCGGAGGAACTGGTTCGTGACCTGGGAGTCCCACGGGAAAAGGTGCGCACCATTTACAACCCCGTGGTGACGGAGGAACTTTACCAGAAGGCCGAGGAACCTTTGGAACACCCCTGGTTCAGACCGGGAGAGGAGCCCGTGGTGTTAGGGGTGGGGCGGCTTGTTCCTCAAAAGGACTTCTCCCTCCTAATCCGGGCTTTTGCCAAGGTTCGCCAGCGGGTGCCGAGCCGCCTCCTCATCTTAGGTGAGGGTCCCGAGCGGCCTGCGCTAGAGGCTTTGGTAAGGGGCTTAGGACTGGAGGCCTATGTGGAGATGCCGGGATTCATGGCCAACCCTTACCCCTACATGCGGCGGGCTTCGGTGCTGGCCTTGTCCTCCGCTTCGGAGGCTCTGCCTACGGTCCTCATTGAGGCCTTGGCTCTAGGGACAAAGGTGGTGGCTACGGATTGCCCTTACGGGCCCGCAGAGGTGCTGGAGGGAGGGAGATGGGGTCGCTTGGTCCCCGTAGGGGACGAGGAGGCCTTGGCTAAAGCATTGATGGAGGCCCTTCTTCAGCCCGATTCGGAAACTGAAAAACAGGCCCGGGCAAGGCGGGCTCGAGAACGCTTTGGCTTGGAGGAGGCGTTGCGTGCGTACGAGGAAGTGCTGGGCTTGAGGGATAACCGCGCGAGATGA
- a CDS encoding sugar transferase — translation MRVARNTFLKRCLDVLGASFGLLAFGPLMLYLAWRVRRELGSPVLFRQVRAGFGGKPFVIYKFRTMTEERDAQGGLLPDDKRLTPFGRFLRETSLDELPELFNVLKGEMSLVGPRPLLREYLERYTPEQARRHEVKPGITGWAQVNGRNALTWEEKFKLDVWYVDNWTIWVDLKVLALTVLKVLRREGISAPGHATMPEFKGTGEP, via the coding sequence ATGAGGGTTGCCCGCAACACCTTTCTCAAGCGATGCCTGGACGTCCTAGGAGCCAGCTTTGGCCTCCTTGCCTTCGGTCCCCTGATGCTCTATCTGGCCTGGAGGGTGCGGCGGGAGCTGGGGAGCCCCGTGCTTTTCCGGCAGGTAAGGGCTGGCTTTGGTGGAAAACCCTTCGTCATCTACAAGTTTCGGACCATGACCGAGGAACGGGATGCCCAGGGCGGGCTTCTTCCCGACGACAAACGCCTAACCCCTTTTGGCCGCTTTCTGCGGGAAACCAGCTTGGACGAGCTCCCCGAGCTTTTCAACGTTCTAAAAGGGGAGATGAGCCTGGTGGGGCCTAGGCCTCTTCTCAGGGAGTATTTGGAGCGCTACACCCCGGAACAGGCCCGCAGGCACGAGGTAAAGCCGGGCATTACCGGGTGGGCCCAGGTGAACGGGCGTAACGCCCTGACTTGGGAAGAGAAGTTCAAGCTGGACGTGTGGTATGTGGACAACTGGACCATCTGGGTTGACCTGAAGGTGCTGGCCTTGACCGTCCTAAAGGTACTCAGGCGAGAGGGGATATCCGCCCCGGGCCATGCCACCATGCCGGAGTTTAAAGGGACCGGTGAGCCATGA
- a CDS encoding glycosyltransferase family 2 protein, translating into MVREGPLVSIVINNYNYGQYLRDAIESALNQSYTNLEVVVVDDGSTDNSRDVIEEYAFSGKIVPVYKENGGQASAFNAGFRASKGQVVLFLDADDVLLPQAVAQVMAAWRPGITTVQGRVEVVDAILKPLGYSYPEKEVPLPSGSVREYLLRWRMYPSPPTSGNAFSREFLSAVLPMPEECWRISADSYLLTLAGLRGPIVSVEEPFALYRVHGKNAWATLNVVREWLEKEIRIGECQKGIILREAAKRGWTPRYPFGHAHGYKIEALAKALGSDLVRTGYAKLGLDGLAASLTWPYLPLRKRFRQAVFFLLVLFLPPGLRTRWLI; encoded by the coding sequence ATGGTGAGAGAGGGGCCGTTGGTCAGCATCGTGATTAATAACTACAACTATGGGCAGTACTTGCGGGATGCGATAGAAAGCGCCTTAAATCAAAGTTATACTAATTTGGAGGTTGTGGTGGTGGACGACGGGTCCACCGACAACTCCCGAGATGTGATAGAGGAGTATGCTTTTTCGGGAAAAATCGTGCCAGTTTACAAGGAAAACGGGGGGCAAGCCTCCGCTTTCAATGCGGGTTTCCGAGCCTCCAAGGGTCAAGTAGTCCTTTTTTTGGATGCGGATGATGTGCTCTTGCCCCAAGCTGTAGCCCAGGTGATGGCTGCCTGGCGTCCGGGGATCACCACGGTCCAGGGGAGGGTGGAGGTGGTCGATGCCATCCTGAAACCCTTGGGTTACTCCTACCCCGAAAAAGAGGTTCCCCTCCCCTCAGGCTCGGTTAGGGAATATTTGCTGCGTTGGAGGATGTACCCTAGCCCTCCTACCAGCGGCAACGCCTTTTCCCGGGAGTTTTTGTCCGCGGTGTTGCCCATGCCCGAGGAGTGTTGGAGGATCAGCGCGGACAGTTACTTGCTGACCCTTGCGGGTCTTCGCGGGCCTATCGTTTCCGTGGAGGAGCCGTTTGCCCTTTACAGGGTGCATGGGAAGAACGCCTGGGCTACCCTCAACGTGGTTAGGGAATGGTTGGAAAAGGAGATCCGGATTGGGGAATGCCAAAAGGGCATAATCTTAAGAGAAGCGGCCAAAAGGGGATGGACTCCCCGATACCCCTTTGGACACGCTCATGGCTACAAAATAGAGGCCTTGGCCAAAGCCTTAGGCTCGGATCTGGTCCGGACTGGCTACGCTAAGTTAGGCCTTGATGGCCTCGCGGCTTCCCTTACCTGGCCGTACCTGCCCCTAAGGAAGCGCTTTCGGCAGGCTGTCTTCTTCCTTTTGGTCCTCTTCCTTCCCCCCGGTCTTCGCACGCGCTGGTTGATTTGA
- a CDS encoding glycosyltransferase, translated as MVTGLAYGGAETQVVALAHRLHARGWAVQVASLLEPQAFVGELREAGIPVAVLGMRRGQPDPRGVVRLAALFRRYRPHVVHSQMIHANLLARVARVLAPVPVLISTAQNTLEVGRSFKTERSTHLAYRLTDFLADVTTQVSREGCERFLQGRAVRPDKLVYIPNGVDTERFAPRPEIRKVKRQELGVGEEFLWLAVGRLEEAKDYPTLLRAFAQVRGKHPQARLWVVGQGSLQDQVKSLALELRLGESVRFLGLRKDVPELMNAADAYVMSSAWEGMPMVLLEAHASGLPIVATDVGANREVVREGVSGFLVWPRSPEALAGAMERMLALDQGDRVLMGLRGREWVEEHFSLDKIVERWEALYLSLLKRKGLV; from the coding sequence GTGGTCACGGGACTAGCCTATGGAGGGGCGGAAACACAAGTGGTGGCTTTAGCCCATCGCTTGCATGCCCGGGGTTGGGCGGTGCAGGTGGCTTCCCTGCTGGAGCCCCAGGCCTTTGTGGGGGAACTCAGGGAAGCTGGTATTCCCGTAGCGGTCCTGGGCATGCGCCGCGGCCAACCCGATCCTCGGGGAGTGGTGCGCCTCGCCGCCCTGTTCCGGCGGTACCGCCCCCACGTGGTCCACAGCCAGATGATCCACGCCAACCTCCTGGCCCGCGTGGCCCGGGTGCTGGCCCCGGTGCCGGTGCTGATTTCTACCGCTCAAAACACCCTCGAGGTGGGCCGCTCCTTCAAAACCGAGCGCAGCACCCACCTCGCCTACCGCCTGACGGACTTCCTGGCGGATGTGACCACCCAGGTGTCAAGGGAAGGGTGCGAGCGCTTCCTCCAAGGTAGGGCGGTGAGGCCGGACAAACTGGTCTACATCCCCAATGGCGTGGACACGGAGCGCTTTGCCCCCCGCCCGGAAATCCGTAAGGTTAAGCGCCAGGAACTCGGGGTGGGGGAGGAGTTCTTGTGGCTGGCCGTGGGGCGGCTTGAGGAGGCCAAGGATTACCCGACCCTCCTTCGGGCTTTCGCCCAGGTGAGGGGGAAGCACCCCCAGGCCCGGCTCTGGGTGGTGGGCCAAGGGAGCTTGCAGGACCAGGTCAAAAGTTTGGCTTTGGAGCTGAGATTGGGGGAAAGTGTGCGCTTTCTGGGGCTACGCAAGGATGTTCCCGAGCTTATGAACGCTGCGGACGCCTACGTGATGTCCTCTGCCTGGGAGGGTATGCCCATGGTTCTTCTGGAGGCCCACGCCAGCGGCCTGCCTATCGTGGCCACGGACGTGGGGGCCAACCGGGAGGTGGTGCGGGAGGGGGTAAGCGGTTTCCTCGTGTGGCCCAGATCTCCGGAGGCCTTGGCTGGCGCTATGGAGCGGATGCTGGCCTTGGACCAGGGGGACCGCGTCCTCATGGGCCTTAGGGGGCGGGAGTGGGTGGAAGAGCACTTCTCGTTGGATAAAATCGTGGAGCGATGGGAGGCTCTTTACCTGAGCCTGCTGAAGCGGAAAGGGTTGGTGTAA
- a CDS encoding DegT/DnrJ/EryC1/StrS family aminotransferase, producing MKRIYLSPPHLSGLEARFLQEALESGWVAPLGPQVEAFEREFAEVVGAKHALALSSGTAAIHLALILAGVGPGDEVAVSTLTFAASAFPILYLGARPIFIDSEAVSWNMDSDLLGEFLEARAKRGRLPKAVVLVHLYGQSANLDPILALCQEYGVALVEDAAEALGATYRGRSPGTFGLTGVFSFNGNKIITTSGGGMLVSDDPALIARARKLAAQAREPVPWYEHREVGYNYRLSNLLAAVGRAQLRVLRDRVEARRRVFRRYVEGLGDLPGISFQPEAPWGKHSRWLSVILVDPEAFGHSPEQIRQALEQEGIESRPVWKPLHLQPVFQGAEVVGGRVAENLFAQGLCLPSGSALEPEDQDRVVEALRRLAR from the coding sequence ATGAAGCGGATATACCTTTCTCCTCCCCACCTCTCCGGCCTCGAGGCCCGCTTCCTCCAGGAGGCCCTGGAGTCTGGCTGGGTCGCCCCCTTAGGCCCCCAGGTGGAAGCCTTTGAGCGGGAGTTCGCAGAGGTGGTGGGTGCGAAGCATGCCCTAGCCCTGAGCTCCGGTACGGCGGCCATCCACCTGGCCCTGATCCTGGCCGGTGTGGGGCCTGGGGACGAGGTAGCGGTTTCCACTCTTACCTTCGCTGCCAGCGCATTCCCCATCCTCTACCTGGGAGCCAGGCCAATTTTCATAGACAGCGAGGCTGTTTCTTGGAACATGGATTCCGACCTCTTGGGGGAATTTCTAGAGGCAAGGGCCAAGCGGGGCAGGCTTCCCAAGGCGGTGGTCCTGGTCCACCTCTACGGACAGAGCGCCAACCTGGACCCCATACTGGCCCTTTGCCAAGAGTATGGGGTAGCCCTGGTAGAGGACGCTGCCGAGGCTTTGGGGGCTACCTACCGGGGGAGGAGCCCAGGTACATTTGGTCTGACGGGGGTTTTCTCGTTTAACGGCAACAAAATCATCACCACTTCCGGGGGTGGCATGCTGGTTTCCGACGATCCCGCCCTCATTGCCCGAGCCCGCAAACTGGCGGCACAGGCCCGGGAGCCGGTTCCCTGGTATGAACACCGGGAAGTGGGGTACAACTACCGCCTCAGTAACCTTCTAGCAGCAGTAGGCCGGGCCCAGCTCCGTGTCCTGCGGGACCGGGTAGAGGCAAGGAGGCGTGTTTTCCGCCGTTACGTGGAGGGTCTAGGTGACCTGCCCGGTATCTCCTTTCAGCCGGAAGCCCCTTGGGGCAAGCACAGCCGCTGGCTTTCGGTGATCCTGGTGGACCCAGAAGCTTTCGGGCACTCTCCCGAGCAAATCCGACAGGCCTTGGAGCAAGAAGGGATAGAAAGCCGCCCTGTTTGGAAGCCCCTCCACCTCCAGCCCGTTTTTCAGGGGGCAGAGGTGGTGGGGGGGAGGGTGGCGGAGAACCTGTTTGCGCAAGGCCTTTGCCTTCCCTCAGGCTCTGCTTTGGAACCGGAGGACCAGGACCGGGTGGTCGAGGCCCTGAGGAGGTTGGCGCGGTAA
- a CDS encoding UDP-glucuronic acid decarboxylase family protein, producing MRVLLTGVAGFLGSHLAERLLREGHEVVGVDNLSTGQTRNLKRLGRHPHFTFLRADVSKPLEVAGPLDWVLHFASPASPPRYLRLPIETLLVNAEGTRHLLDLSLRKGARFFLASTSEVYGDPLVHPQPESYWGNVNPVGPRSIYDEGKRYAEALTLAYHRAHGLSVRIVRIFNTYGPFMDPEDGRVVSSFIVQALRGEPLTVYGDGSQTRSFCYVDDLIEGLRRLMEVDYPYPVNLGNPEEYRVLDLALLVKELTGSPSPIVFRPLPEDDPRQRRPDISLARELLGWEPKVAVREGLRRTLDHFREVLDGAS from the coding sequence GTGCGGGTTCTCCTTACCGGAGTCGCCGGCTTTTTGGGCAGCCACCTGGCGGAAAGGCTCTTGCGCGAAGGGCACGAGGTGGTGGGGGTGGACAACCTTTCCACCGGGCAGACCCGGAACCTGAAGCGCCTGGGGCGCCACCCCCACTTCACCTTCCTCAGAGCCGATGTCAGTAAACCCCTGGAGGTGGCAGGCCCCCTGGACTGGGTGCTCCACTTCGCCTCCCCCGCCTCCCCGCCCCGCTACCTGAGGCTCCCCATAGAAACCCTCCTGGTCAACGCCGAAGGCACCCGGCACCTCCTGGACCTGAGCCTGAGGAAGGGAGCCCGCTTCTTCCTGGCCTCCACCAGCGAGGTCTACGGGGACCCCCTGGTTCACCCCCAGCCGGAGAGCTACTGGGGGAACGTGAACCCCGTGGGCCCCCGGAGCATCTACGACGAGGGCAAGCGCTACGCCGAGGCCCTGACCCTGGCCTACCACCGGGCCCATGGTCTTTCCGTGCGCATCGTGCGCATTTTCAACACCTACGGCCCTTTCATGGACCCCGAGGATGGGCGGGTGGTCTCCAGCTTCATCGTCCAGGCCCTGAGGGGGGAGCCCCTCACGGTCTATGGGGACGGGAGCCAGACCCGTTCCTTCTGCTACGTGGACGACCTCATCGAGGGCCTCCGCCGCCTGATGGAGGTGGACTACCCCTACCCCGTGAACCTGGGGAACCCGGAGGAATACCGGGTGCTGGACCTGGCTCTGTTGGTGAAGGAGCTCACAGGGAGCCCTTCCCCTATCGTCTTCCGCCCCTTGCCGGAGGACGACCCCCGCCAGCGGCGGCCGGACATCTCCCTGGCCCGCGAGCTTTTGGGCTGGGAGCCCAAGGTAGCGGTGCGGGAGGGATTGCGGAGGACCCTAGACCACTTTAGGGAAGTGCTTGATGGGGCTTCGTAG